GTTGGCGCGCCCTGTGCAAATGAACGCGGACTGTTGCTTCTGCGCAACGCATGATTCTTGCGATGTCCGCGGTTGGAAGCTCGTCCAGGTAGAAGAGGGTGACAACGGTGCGTTGCCGCGGGGAGAGGGACAGCAGAGCGCTTTGAAGGGTGGTAGCCGGAGCTTCTGTGTCCGAGCGCTCGACAGAAGCAACACGAATCGGACGACGGCGTGCCTCACGGATCGCAATTCGGACTGTTACTAGGTGTACCCATGCCGCAGGCGAGTCATAATCTCTGATTCGCTGCCACCGAGAGAATGCGCGGACGAAAGCCTCCTGTGCCGCGTCTTCAGCGCCAACTGTCGATCCGAGTATCGTCCGGGCAGTTCGCACCATACGAGGGAACTCGGCCCTGAAGAAGTCGATGAAATCCTCGCTGGAGTCATTCATAGCTCTGGTATAGACATCCCGGGCGCACGCGTTTGTTTACGCTGGCAGGAACACGCGTCTCGTGAGTCTACCGCGAGGGGTGCATCCCGAAGGCGAGGGCTAGTTCGCCGAAAAGAGAGAGTCAATACCCCTCAAATGGTTCGCACCTCGGACCCTGGGAGTCTTCGGCGCGAGGGTGGAATCAGTCGCAGACCGCGCCCTTGGAGGCGCTGGAGACCAGGCGCGCGTACTTGCCGATGGCGCCGCGCGTGTAGCGAGGTTCCGGAGGCACCCAGCCCTTGCGACGCTCGGCCAACTCCTCCTCCGACACTTCGACGTCGAGGCGCCGGTTGGGAATGTCGAGCACGATGGTGTCGCCTTCGCACACGAAAGCGATGTTCCCGCCGTCCACAGCCTCGGGGGCAACGTGGGCAACCATGAAGCCGTGCGTCGCTCCGGAGAAGCGACCGTCTGTGATTAGACACACGGTCTTGCCGAGCCCGGCGCCGGACACCGCCGCAGTCACGGCAAGCATCTCGCGCATTCCCGGTCCGCCGCGCGGGCCCTCGTAGCGGATGATGATGACGTCGCCGGACTTGATCTCGCCCTTGGTCACCGCGTCGAAGGCGCCTTGCTCGGTGTCGAACACGCGCGCGGGTCCGCGGAACACGGTTCCCTCCATGCCTGCAATCTTGGCGACGGCGCCTTCGGCGGCAAGTGATCCACGAACGATCGCCAAGCCGCCGCTCACATGGATCGGGTCCTCAATCGGACGGACGACGTCGTGGTTGGTGGGGTGCGCAACTCCGACGAGGTTCTGCTCGACGGTTTGCCCGGTCACGGTCATCGCGTTCCCGTGCAAAAGCCCCGCGTCCAGCAGTTCGCGCATGACGCCGGGCACTCCGCCGACCGAGTCCAAGTTCAGCATCACGAACCGGCCCCACGGCTTCATGTCGGCGATGATCGGAGTGCGGCGCGAAACGCGGTCGAAGTCATCGATAGTGAGGTCGCCACCGATCGTGTGTGAGATGGCGAGCAAGTGCAGCACGGCGTTGGTCGACCCGCCGATCGCAACGACCACCGCGATTGCGTTCTCGAACGCCTCGCGCGTAAGGATGTCGCTCGGGCGGATGCCCTTCTGAAGCAAGTTCAGCACAGCGCCGCCGGACTGCACGCCGTACTCGTCGCGGCGTCGATCCACGGCCGAAGGTCCACTGGATCCCGGAAGCGACAACCCAAGCGCTTCGATAGCCGACGCCATCGTGTTTGCGGTGAACATCCCGCCGCAGGCTCCGGCACCGGGACAGGCGTTGCGCTCGAGTTCGAGCAGTTCCGCGTCGGTCATCTTCCCCGCGGCGTGCGCGCCGACCGCCTCGAACACGTCCTGGATGGTGACGTCATGGCCCTGGAACTTGCCCGGCAAGATCGACCCGCCGTAGAGGAACACGCTTGGGATGTCCAGGCGGCACGCGCCCATGACCATGCCCGGAAGCGACTTGTCGCACCCGGCGACGGTAACCAAAGCGTCGAACCGCTCCGCGTGCGCGACCAGCTCGACCGAGTCGGCGATGACTTCGCGCGACACCAGCGAGGCGCGCATGCCCTCGTGGCCCATCGAGATGCCGTCCGAAACGGCGATGGTCGTGTACTCGACGGGAACCCCGCCGGCCTCACGGACGCCTTGCTTGACGGCCTTGGCGACGCGATCGAGGTGAATGTTGCAGGGAGTCACCTCGTTCCACGACGAAGCGACGCCGACCTGCGGCAGCTTTAGGTCGTCTTCGGAGAACCCGGCGGCGCGAAGCATGGCCCGCGCGGGCGCGCGCGCCGGCCCCTCAGTGACGTCGCGGCTGCGATGGCGAGTGTCGAACGGAGTCTCAGGCATGCGGGCAAGGATATCGAGCCTCGCCCGGCGGTGCCTCAGCTACCGGTGACCGACAACAGCGCGCGGAAGTCCACTTCGTCGCCCGTACCACGAACTCGTAGCCCGAACGACTCCATGTGCTCCAGCAGCGGCGCGACATCGGCTTCATAGGCGGGACGCTGCTCGGGCCCGAGGAAGGTTTCCAGCAAGGTCCGCAGCCGGTCGACCCGCACGAACATCTGCATCACGACCCCGTCGTCGGATTCGTCGAACGCTCTCTTATAGACCGCGTCGTCGCGAAGCGACGACGCGGATGCGCCCTGGAGAGTCGTGGCATAAGGCTCGCTCGACGCGATTACGATTCGGTCCTTCCCCCGGCGCAGCACCACGCTGAAGTCACCTGCCTCCACGATGAAGCCGCCGGCGATGTCCCGAACCGACCCGCCGCCTCCGAGACCCTCCATGAATCCCTCAACGCGGGCGCGTAGCGCGGCCAGCACCCGAGTCGCCGCGGCGGTGTCGGTCGGCTCGATCAATACGCCGACGTCGGGCACCCCCGATCCCGACAGGCCCCCGAAGACCACCGAGAACTCCCCTCGCAGCATCGGGGCGAGGTCGCGCTCGAGGTCGATGCCGAGTGATTCCCGTACCGCCTCGACCGCCGACTCCACCGGGGACGCACCTGCGCCGGCCTTACCCGTCGCCTCAAGTCCTACGAGGATCCTGGCGCCGAGGTTGAATGCCGTAAGCGACGCAACCAAGCCGCTCGATGTGGACTCAAGCAGTGCCGGAGTCCCCTTCGTGGGTGCCTCTTCCTGTTCGGTACCCGCAAACGCGTGCCCAACGAGTGCGATTCCCGCCGCTTCCGCACGCACGGCCGCAACCACGATCCCGCTCCGGCCGCTTGCGAACGAGTCGAGCACGCCCGTGGACAGCCCTTCGCCTTTGACGATGTCTTTGAGGCGGGAGTTGTCGGCCCACATCAACACCAGGCCGTCGCCGTCGACGCTCTCACGAGCGCTCCGGTAAGCCTCAGCATCGGCAAGCACCGGGCCCTTCTCGGCCCCCGCGCGCAGTTCCGTAATCGCCTTCGCGCTGTCCGACAGGTAAGCGATTCCCCCCGAAATCTCATAGGAGAACGGCTTCTCGGTGAACTTCGCCAGGGCGGCGCGCGCAGCGCCTTCGTCGTCGACCGCCACTAGAGCAACCACGACGGGATCGCTCCCCGCAGACTCGGGCGCGCGCACCGCAATCCCAATCTGGGAACCTATCCACGGCCGAACGTCCTTGCTGTATCCGACGCCGGTGCCCGACAGTGCGTCGTCGAGCAAAGCGTCAATCCGGGACTGCAACTTCTCACGCCCCGAAGATCCCACCCGCGACAACAGTCGAGCGAGCACCTGTTGCTGTTCGAGCGACGGTCGAATGCTGACCTTCACGAACGCGACGACATCGGCCGGCACTTTGAATTCCACTGCCGCCGCGGATCCGCCGCGCGCCACGATCACCGCGGCACCGCCCGCCAGCAATACGAACACAGCTAATGCGAGGGCTACATACCGCGCGCGCCCCACCCGGGGCGTCGCGGATTCAATGAGGGTTGCCTCAGTCGAGCCTCCCGAATGAGGATCGACGGGGACCGGAGGATTCTCGCCAGTCTGATCGGGTCCTGAACCAGTCTCGTCCATGGGGTGTCAGCGTAATGGCGCTGCGAAGATCCGGCTAGGACCTGCGGCGGTTGCCTACACCCGGAATCCGCCCGGGCGCACCTCGACGCTGGTTCCGGTTCCCCCCGAGACCGCAAGGCCGACGACCAGCAGGATTGCGACCAGCAGAACCAAGCCGATGCCAACCCAGCCGACAATGACGCCGGCGCGCGCCAGGCCCTCTCCCTGCAACTCGGGGTTCTCAGCGATCCGGCGCTTGGCCATCGAGCCGAAGACGATCCCCAAGATCGAGCCAACGACCGGCATCACGACGAACGCGGAAACCGCCGAAGCAAGAGACGCGATCGCGAACCCTTCGACGGGCTTGCCCCCGCCGAACACAGGACCGGATGTGCGCGCGGAGGGTCCGGGATGACCGCACTGCGGACACGCGACGGCGGCCGGCGAGATCTCACGGCCGCAGTTCTGACAAAAGGCCATCTTCTCCCCCTACTTCGGGACGCTGTAGACGCGAGTGTCGGCCACGATGTCGTGCCACGTGCGCTTTTCGGGATCCCACAGGTACCACAAGTAACCGATGTACAGCGCAGAATTCGAAACCCACGACATAGCGACGCGCGCGGCCGCGCGGCCGGGACCGATGAGTTGTCCCTCGGGCGCCGTCACGCGAATTCGCATCGCCATCCGCCCCACAGTTTGCCCGCGGTTGTACGCGATCCCCAGCCACTGGTACGCAAACGGAATCGGAATGAACAGCACACCAGCAAACGGGATAACGCTCGCAGGGATGAGCACTGCCAACAACAGCGCGCCGGTCACAAGCGCGTCGATCAACAGGGCCGCGAAGCGCTCGCCGAACGTCGCGAAGTTGCCGACCTCGACCGGTGCGGTGCCCCCGGCGGATCCCGCCCCCCACGCAACCGGTGACGCGGTGACGGTTCTAACCGGGTGCCCACAGTTCGGACACGAAACCACCAAGTCGGAGTTCTGGTTTCCACAATGCGCGCAATACGCCACTGCCCCTCCCTCGTCCGGTCCTAGGCTAGCGCAGGGCGTCGCGAAGGACGCGCGTGACGACGGGCGGGGCAGCCTGCCCCTTGGTCGCCTTCATAACCTGGCCGACAAGGAACCCAAAGACCTTGTCCTCGCCCGCGCGGTAGCGCGCCACTTCTTCGGCATTCTGCTCGATCACGGCCGCAACCGCGGCGGCAATCGGCCCCTCGTCGGAGACCTGCTCGAGTCCGCGCTCGCGCACTATTTCCAAGGGGTCCAGGCCCGACTCGTACGCCTCCTGGAACACCTTCTTCGCAGTGTTCAAGTTCACCGAGCCGTCCTTGACGGCCGCGATGAGCGCCGAGAGGCGGCCTGAGGAGACCCGCGAGTTCTCCACTTCGTCGCCGGCGGTGTTGAGGGCGCGCGCCAGTTCTCCCGCCATCCACACTGCCGCGTCGCGCGCGTCTGTGCCGGCGGCGAGCAACTCATCGAAGTAACGAACCGACTCGGGTGAAGCCCCGACGAACGCCGCTTGCGCAGGCGTGAGGCCGTGCTCGGAGGCCAAGCGCGCGCGGCGCGCGCGCGGCAGTTCGGGCAGCGACGCGCGGATGCGTTCGATCCAAGCATCGTCCGGCTCGATGGGCACCAGGTCGGGCTCTGGGAAGTAGCGGTAGTCGAAGGCCTCTTCCTTGGAGCGCAGCGTATGCGTCAGGCCTGTGCCTTCTTCGAAGTGTCGCGTCTCTTGCGCGACCCGCTCGCCTGCTTCGAGCAGCTTCGTTTGACGCTCGATCTCGTGGGCGAGCGCGCGCCCCACCGAGCGCACCGAGTTCAAGTTCTTGATCTCAACCTTGGTCCCGAAGGCCTCAGTGCCGGCCGCGCGCATCGAGATGTTCGCGTCGCAACGCATCGAGCCCTCTTCCATGCGCACATCGGACACGCCGAGCGTGAGCAAGATCCCCCGCAGTTCGGTGAGATAAGCCTTGGCTTGCTCGGGCGTGCGGATGTCCGGCTCGCCGACGATCTCAACCAACGGAATCCCGGCGCGGTTGTAATCCAGAAGCGAGTAGTCGGACCCGGCGATGCGTCCGGTCGCCCCGACGTGCAACGACTTACCGGTGTCCTCTTCCATGTGCGCGCGCGTGATCCCGAGGCGATGCGTCTCACCGTCCACTTCAACCTCGAGCGAGCCTCCGACACACAGTGGAAGGTCGTACTGCGAGATCTGATAGTTCTTCGGCATGTCCGGGTAAAAGTAGTTCTTGCGGTGAAACACCGAGTGCGGCGCGACCGAGCATTCGAGGGCAAGGCCGATCATGATCAAGTCGGCGATCGCCCGTTCGTTTGCCACCGGCAGTGTCCCGGGTTGCCCGAGACACACAGGACAGGTCTGGGTGTTCGGCTCGGCCCCGAAGGTCGTCGGGCATCCGCAGAACATCTTTGAGCGCGTCGACAACTCGACGTGAACTTCCAACCCGATGACTGCTTCGTACATGCTCATCGCTTGCTCCAAAGCGGTGGCGGCGCGAGTGGGCCGCGCGCGCGCTCGTACGCGGCCGACACACGGAAGAGCAACTCCTCAGACAGCGGCGGCCCCATGAACTGCAATCCGACCGGCAACCCATCGTCGGCCAATCCGCACGGCACGCTGATACCAGCCGCTCCCGCCAGGTTGGTCGGAATCGTGCAGACGTCGGACATGTACATGGCAAGCGGATCGTTCGCGCGCTCCCCGATGGCAAAGGCCGTTGTGGGGCTCGTCGGCGAGACCAACACATCGAAACGTTCGTAAGCCTTCTCGAAGTCGCGGATGACCAACGTGCGCACCTGCTGAGCCTTGCCGTAATAGGCTTCGTAATAGCCGGCCGACAACGCGTAGGTCCCGAGCATGATCCGGCGCTTCACTTCTTCTCCGAACCCCTCGGTGCGCGAGCGGACGTTCATATCCACGATGTCGCGCGCGCCTTCTGCCCGATGCCCGAAACGCACGCCGTCGTAGCGCGCAAGGTTGGAAGAGCATTCGGCAGGCGCGATCAAGTAGTAGGCCGAGAGCGCGTAGCGGAAGGACGGAAGCGAGATCTCTCCAACCTCGGCGCCGAGGGCTGCGAGTTGATCGACGGCTTCGCGAACACGTGCCGTCACGCCCGGTTGCACTCCCTCGCCGCTCACCCAGTCCGAGACCAGTCCGATGCGCAGGCCCTCGATACCGTCTCGAGTCGCGCGCAAGAAGTCGGGCACCGGCCGGTTGATGCTGGTCGAGTCCATCGGATCGTGTCCGGCGATCGTTTGGAGCAACAAAGCGGCGTCCTCGACTGTGCGCGCGAACGGCCCCACCTGATCAAGGCTGGAGGCGAACGCCAGAACACCGTAACGCGAGACCAACCCGTAGGTCGGCTTCATGCCGATCACGCCGCACAGCGACGCCGGCTGACGGATAGAGCCGCCGGTGTCGGTGCCGATGCCCAGAGGCGCGAACCCGGCCGCGACCGCGGCAGCGCTGCCGCCCGAAGATCCGCCCGGCACGCGCGCGAGATCCCACGGGTTATGCGTCACGCCAAAGGCCGAGTTCTCGGTCGAGGATCCCATCGCGAATTCGTCCATGTTCGCCTTGCCGACGATCGGAATCCCCGCGTTTCGCAAGCTGCCGACGACGGTCGCGTCGTAGGGCGGCCGGTGGTTGGCAAGGATCTTCGACGCGGCCGTCGTGCGCACGCCGTCCACGCACAAGATGTCCTTCAACGCGAGCGGCACGCCTGCGAGCGGGCCGAGTTCCTCCCCAGCCGCGATGCGCGCGTCAACGTCGTCTGCGGTGGCGCGCGCAAGGTCCGGCGTCACCGTAATGAACGCGTTCACGCTCTCGTCCAGCGCCTCGATGCGAGCGAGGTGTGCGTCAACTACGTCGCGCGCGCTCGCCTCCCGGCGCGCGATCGCGCGCCCCAGGTCGGCGGCGCTCATCTCCCAGAACTCGGCCACCGCTACTCCTCTTCCTCAAGGATGCGCGGGACCTTGAAACGGTCTTGCTCAACCTCAGGCGCGGTGGACAGCGCCTTCTCTTGAGACAAGCAGGCGCGCGGCTCGTCGGGCCGGAGCACGTTGGACAGTGGAAGCGGATGCGCGGTCGGCGGCACATCCTCGGTCGTCAGCGCGCTCACTTGGTCCGCGTACGCCAGGATGTCCGAGAGCTGGTGGGCGAACTTGTCCAACTCGTCCTCGGTGAACGACAACCGCGCCAGGCGCGCGACATGCAGAACTTGATCTCGGTTGATGGCCATGGGCGAAAAGGAGTCTACGCGAGCGCGCGCACCGCGCGCGCTCGCGTGCGCCCAGGCTCCCCTACTTGGCCGAGATCCGGATCTGCGAATACGCCGACGTCGCGAGATACCCCCAGGACTCAGAACGCCCGAAGGACACTCCAAAAGCCTTGGCGGTCCCGACCGCCGGTCGCCAAGCATCCACGTAACGCCATGCCTGCGCGCTGAATCTCGATGATCCACCTGCGCTCTGCGAGCCACCGTCCCACGAACCGATGTTCCGTTTACTTCGCCAGGACATGTCAACAACCTCGCCGCCGATGATTCCGTGGAACGAAGCAGTCTCGAGCAAGGGGTCGACCACGAAACGGAACTCCGGGATCGTGGCATCGGTTCCGTGGAACGAATGCCAACTGCAGGCGCGACGATCGCATTCCCCGTACCAGAGCCACACTTCACCCCGCCGCTTCGCTTCACCGCCGACGCGCGAAGAGCGGCCACTCCCCCGCACGTCCTGCCGGCGGAAGACTGCGACGTCTACGTACCAGCGCTTCGTCCCCTCGCGTTTCGTCCAATAACCTGCTGCAATAACTTCCCGCGAGGCATGCGCGCGCGCCTTCGCGTCCACCAACGCCGTGGCATGCGACGTCGTCTGTGCGTGCGACTCCTCGCCGACCGGATGGGAATAGAACCCGACGGCAAGCCCCAGCGGGGCAGCCACCGCGAGCGCAATCCCAACCAGCACGCCGCTCGTCGAACGCAACGGCCGCCCCGATCTCCACGTACGGATGATCCTGATCATGTGCCTCCCCCTCCCCGCGTGCACGCTGCGCGCGGCCGAATAACACCCAACCCCAACAATGCGAACGCCAGTGCCGTCAGCACGGGCACGTGCCAGACGAAATCAAACATCCCATGCACCGCGAATGCGGCGCAGCCCCCGACAGCCGCCGCCCACACCGAACGCTCGGCCCTGTCCTCGGGACGGCGACGCCATGCCCAAATCGCAAGACCCACGACCGAACCCACCAGAACCCCCGCACCCACTGCTCCGGTTTCCACAAAGGCCTGCAGAACCTCGTTGTGAGCGTACTTGCGGAGCATCAAGCGGTCCCCGACGACTTCGACCACCCGGTACGTGCCGGGGCCACTGCCCAGGACCGGACGCTCCATCCCGGCCGCAACCGACACCCCCCAAGCGCCCAGGCGATCCTCGGACCCGGGGCCGACACGTTTCGCCACGAAGAGACCCGCGTGGTCACTCACGGCGATCGCGGCAACGCCGAGGAGCACAAGGGCGAGCGCCCCCAGTACAACCGGTACCCGCCCCACCCCCGGAATGGAGCGCACGCTCGACGCGACCGCAGCGCAGACGAGGACGGCAGTGAGAGCGAGCAACGCATGAGGCTCATCACTCAACATCGATGGAACCAGGAACGCCGTCGCCAGGGCCGCCGACAACACCGGGCGTCGCGACTTGACAAGCACGCCCGGTGTCGCGCGCGCCTGGAGAACCAAGGCCACGAGCGCCCCCAAGACCGCACCCCGCGAGAGCGACGTCAGCAACCCCGTGGTAATCAAGAACACGCAGAGACGACGCGCCCGCGTCGGTCCTTCCGCACAGCGAAGCAGTGCGAAGGGCAGGCTCATCGCAAAGAGCGCACCCGCACTGTTCGCGTAGGTCAATGTCGACGAAGTCCGCCATATGCCTTGCGCGCGCATGGCAAAGGGGAACAGGTGCAAGGCGAGTCCCGCCATCCCGACGGCAGCCGCAGCGGCCGCGAGACCGCAGACAACCAAGACAAGTTGTTCTCGATCTTGTGCAATCACCACGTTGCGCGCAGCCACGCAGGCGGCGATCGCCGCTACGAGAGTAAGCACGGTGAGAAGCGACTCGCCGGGCCAATGGGCCGCTGCGGAGCTGGCAAACAACGCGGCCGCCATCACCGCGGCCGCCACCCAGACTGGAGCGACCTGGCGGATCGCGCCGCGGAAACCCGCAAGCGCCGCCGCACTTGTCAGTCCCGCAAGTACCGCGGCTTGCGCCGGGTAGTACGCCCCCTGAGCAAGGACCCCGAACACGAGCGCGGCGGAGACCAGCGGCAGCGAGAATCGAGCCGCTCCCAGCCTCCATTCGGGCACCCCCCGGCGCTGCATACCCGACACATTCACCACAATCACGAAGACTCCTGCCGGGTTCCCCCGAACGTGCCGCTGGGAGACGAGGCCTCAAATGATTCGACCAGCTCAGATGCCTGATCGCAGGTCTCGGGCGCCGAGTCTACGCGAGCGCGCGCAAGTCTTTCATGAGAACGAACAGGTGCAGGTCGTCTGTCGGCGAGGCGACGAAGCCGAAGTGCTCGTAGAAGGACTTCGCTCGATCGTTCTTCGCGTGGACCAGAACCGCGCGCGCGCCGATTTCTCCCGCGGCAGAAAGCGAACGCCGCAGTGCGTCTCTGAGCATCGCAGCACCGAGGCCGCCGCCCTGTTCCCGCTCGTCCACCGCGAGTCGCGCCAGCAAAATCACGGGAATGGGCCGGCGGGACAGGCCCTTCCGCACGCGCTCCGGGGCGGTCTCCGGTCCCACGCTCGCCGCAGCCAAAGCGTAGAAGGCGATGACCGCGCGGGCACGGTGGGCGACGTATACGCGCGCGCCTCCCGCCTGGTGGTTGGCCAGCGCGTGCCGTCGAAGCCACTCGTCCAGGCCGGCTCTCCCGCACCGGAAACCGGACACGTCGTGGGTCGGAGAAAGGGGCTCGACTCGGGGTCGCACCACGTCAGTCGAGGACGCTCGGTTCAGTCATTAGCCGCCTCAACCGGGGATGAGGCTTCGCCCGGCGATCGAGGGCCTCCACGAATCGCTCCCAGGCCTCGGCATCGAGGCGAAAGACGTTCCGGTCGGCAAGCGCGCGCTCGGCCTCCATCGTCGAGGCGTCGAGCATGAACGCGCTCATCGACTTCCCCGTCGCCTCGGCGGCCCGCCGGATCACCGCGGTCTGCCGCGAGCTCGCGCGCAACTCGACGCGGTCGGCCTTGGCTTCCTTACGCGCCGGCGACCCGGCCATGGCTTCCTCCTTGTACGGATCCGTTCCGTACACCAAGAGTACGGACCTTCCCCGTACAGGTCAATCGAAGGTGCGGTGCCGCATCGCGCCGTGCAGCGCGGCGCGCGCAACCAGCAGCGTGCCAACAAAGGCCATCCCTAACTTCAACTCGCCGCGCCGGTCAGCGCGCGCAGGTCGTCTTCGCCGATGATCGTGACGCCCAGGGCGACGGCCTTGTCGTACTTGCTCCCGGGGCCCTCCCCTGCAAGGACGTAGTCGGTCTTCTTCGAGACGCTTCCGGTGACCTTGCCCCCGGCCGACTCGATCAGTTCGGTCGCCTGCTCACGGGTCAGAGTCGGCAGCGTTCCGGTCAGCACGAAGGTCTTGCCCGTGAGCGGCCCCTTCGCCGGCGGCGGCGACACCTCGTCGGCCGTTCGCACCCCGGCCGCGCGCAACTTGTCGATCACCGCGCGGTTGGTGGGTTGCTGGAAGAACTCGAACACCGACCCGGCGACGATCTCTCCGACCCCCTCGACCTCGGCGATCTCCTCAGGTGGAGCGGATGCCAGCGCGTCCAAAGAGGGGAAACGCTTGGCGAGCGCGCGCGCGGTGGTCACGCCGACGTTGCGGATCCCAAGAGCGGTCACCAAGCGCGCGACCGGACGATCCTTCGACGCCTCGATCGCGGTCAGCAAGTTACGGGTCCGCTTGCCCGGAACTTGCTCGCCGGTCGCACGATCCTTCTCGGTCGCGAAGCCGTCCAGCTCGACCAACCGCTCAGCGCGGAGCGCGTAGAAGTCGCCGGGGTCCAGCACCCAGCCCTTCTCGACGAGCGCGATGATGGTCTCGTAACCGAGGCCTTCGATATCCATGGCACCACGACTCGCGAAGTGAAACAGTCGTTCGACGCGCTGCGACGGACAGTTCATGCCGGTACAGTGCGCGACGGCCTCACCCTCGATTCGCACTATCTCGGCACCGCAATCGGGGCAGTTCCCGGGCATGACCCACGGCACCGCACCTCCGGAACGCTTTGCCAGTACGGGCCCAACGACTTCCGGAATAACGTCGCCGGCGCGGCGCACGATGACGGTGTCACCCGGCCGCACATCCTTGCGCGCGACCTCGTCCTGGTTGTGAAGCGTCGCAGTCGTCACTGTGACGCCTCCGACGTAGACGGGCTCCAAGACCGCGTAGGGGGTGGCGGCGCCGGTGCGTCCGATGGCGACGCGGATTTCGCGCAGCACAGTCTCGCGCTCCTCCGGCGGATACTTGTAGGCGATCGCCCAGCGGGGCGCCTTCGCGGTAAAACCCAACTCGCGCTGCATCGCGAGCGAGTCCACTTTGATCACGACGCCGTCGATCTCGTAGTCCAGATCATGGCGATGCTCCAGCCAGTGCTCGATGAACGACCACACCTCGTCGAGCGTCGCGGCGGTCGCGCTGGTAGGCGCGACACGAAGTCCGGCATTCTTCATCCACTCGAGTGCTTCGGAATGCGACGCCCAGGAAACTCCCTCGCGCGCGCCGGCACCGTGCACGAGGTAAGAAAGCGGCCGATCCGCAGTCACCGCAGCATCTTTCTGGCGCAGCGCGCCGGCCGCGGTGTTCCGAGGGTTTGCGAACGTCGAAAGCCCCTCGGCCGCGCGCCTGGCATTGAAAGCCGTGAAGTCCTGGCGCGGCATGTAGACCTCACCGCGCACCTCGACCAGTCGCGGCGGCGACTCCACGCTCAGGCGTGACGGGATCTCACGGATCGTGCGGATGTTCGCCGTGACATCCTCGCCGGTTTCTCCGTCGCCTCGCGTCGCGCCGCGCGCGTAGCGCCCATCCTCGAACGCCAGCGCAACGGCCACACCGTCGATCTTCAGTTCGCAGAAGAACGTCGCGCCGGTGACGATACGCTCCACGCGCGCCGCCCACTCATCGAGGTCCTCGCGCGAAAACGCGTTGTCGAGCGAGTACATCCGCTCGTGGTGGCGCACCGGCGCGAACGTCGCGCGCCCACCGATCTTCTGCGTCGGCGAGTCCGGCGTAATCAGTTCGGGATGCTGCGCCTCAAGGTCGACGAGTTCGCGGTAGAGCAAGTCATACGCAGCGTCGGTGATCTCGGGCCGGTCAAGGTCGTAGTACAGGTGACTGTAGCGTTGGATCTCCGCGCGAAGGCTACGGATGCGCTCTTCGACGTCCTGCTGGGAGCGCTCGGGCACGGGCTAACGTCTCTTGGTCGCGCGCGCCGCACCCTTCTTCTTCTTGGCGACGAGCTTCGGCGCAGGTTTCCTCGCCATGACCTTCTTGGCCGCAGGCCTTACAGCGGGCTTAGAAACAGCGGGCTTCCTAGCGGCAGGCTTCTTAGCCCCAGGCTTCGGTACCGGTTTGGCGGCCGCGCGCGACGCGGTCGGCCTGGATACGGTGGCCGCGGGCTTTCGCACGGCAGGCTTTCGCACA
This is a stretch of genomic DNA from Actinomycetota bacterium. It encodes these proteins:
- the gatA gene encoding Asp-tRNA(Asn)/Glu-tRNA(Gln) amidotransferase subunit GatA; this translates as MSAADLGRAIARREASARDVVDAHLARIEALDESVNAFITVTPDLARATADDVDARIAAGEELGPLAGVPLALKDILCVDGVRTTAASKILANHRPPYDATVVGSLRNAGIPIVGKANMDEFAMGSSTENSAFGVTHNPWDLARVPGGSSGGSAAAVAAGFAPLGIGTDTGGSIRQPASLCGVIGMKPTYGLVSRYGVLAFASSLDQVGPFARTVEDAALLLQTIAGHDPMDSTSINRPVPDFLRATRDGIEGLRIGLVSDWVSGEGVQPGVTARVREAVDQLAALGAEVGEISLPSFRYALSAYYLIAPAECSSNLARYDGVRFGHRAEGARDIVDMNVRSRTEGFGEEVKRRIMLGTYALSAGYYEAYYGKAQQVRTLVIRDFEKAYERFDVLVSPTSPTTAFAIGERANDPLAMYMSDVCTIPTNLAGAAGISVPCGLADDGLPVGLQFMGPPLSEELLFRVSAAYERARGPLAPPPLWSKR
- the gatC gene encoding Asp-tRNA(Asn)/Glu-tRNA(Gln) amidotransferase subunit GatC, with the protein product MAINRDQVLHVARLARLSFTEDELDKFAHQLSDILAYADQVSALTTEDVPPTAHPLPLSNVLRPDEPRACLSQEKALSTAPEVEQDRFKVPRILEEEE
- a CDS encoding O-antigen ligase family protein, which translates into the protein MIVVNVSGMQRRGVPEWRLGAARFSLPLVSAALVFGVLAQGAYYPAQAAVLAGLTSAAALAGFRGAIRQVAPVWVAAAVMAAALFASSAAAHWPGESLLTVLTLVAAIAACVAARNVVIAQDREQLVLVVCGLAAAAAAVGMAGLALHLFPFAMRAQGIWRTSSTLTYANSAGALFAMSLPFALLRCAEGPTRARRLCVFLITTGLLTSLSRGAVLGALVALVLQARATPGVLVKSRRPVLSAALATAFLVPSMLSDEPHALLALTAVLVCAAVASSVRSIPGVGRVPVVLGALALVLLGVAAIAVSDHAGLFVAKRVGPGSEDRLGAWGVSVAAGMERPVLGSGPGTYRVVEVVGDRLMLRKYAHNEVLQAFVETGAVGAGVLVGSVVGLAIWAWRRRPEDRAERSVWAAAVGGCAAFAVHGMFDFVWHVPVLTALAFALLGLGVIRPRAACTRGGGGT
- a CDS encoding GNAT family N-acetyltransferase, with translation MVRPRVEPLSPTHDVSGFRCGRAGLDEWLRRHALANHQAGGARVYVAHRARAVIAFYALAAASVGPETAPERVRKGLSRRPIPVILLARLAVDEREQGGGLGAAMLRDALRRSLSAAGEIGARAVLVHAKNDRAKSFYEHFGFVASPTDDLHLFVLMKDLRALA
- a CDS encoding DUF1778 domain-containing protein; protein product: MAGSPARKEAKADRVELRASSRQTAVIRRAAEATGKSMSAFMLDASTMEAERALADRNVFRLDAEAWERFVEALDRRAKPHPRLRRLMTEPSVLD
- the ligA gene encoding NAD-dependent DNA ligase LigA; protein product: MPERSQQDVEERIRSLRAEIQRYSHLYYDLDRPEITDAAYDLLYRELVDLEAQHPELITPDSPTQKIGGRATFAPVRHHERMYSLDNAFSREDLDEWAARVERIVTGATFFCELKIDGVAVALAFEDGRYARGATRGDGETGEDVTANIRTIREIPSRLSVESPPRLVEVRGEVYMPRQDFTAFNARRAAEGLSTFANPRNTAAGALRQKDAAVTADRPLSYLVHGAGAREGVSWASHSEALEWMKNAGLRVAPTSATAATLDEVWSFIEHWLEHRHDLDYEIDGVVIKVDSLAMQRELGFTAKAPRWAIAYKYPPEERETVLREIRVAIGRTGAATPYAVLEPVYVGGVTVTTATLHNQDEVARKDVRPGDTVIVRRAGDVIPEVVGPVLAKRSGGAVPWVMPGNCPDCGAEIVRIEGEAVAHCTGMNCPSQRVERLFHFASRGAMDIEGLGYETIIALVEKGWVLDPGDFYALRAERLVELDGFATEKDRATGEQVPGKRTRNLLTAIEASKDRPVARLVTALGIRNVGVTTARALAKRFPSLDALASAPPEEIAEVEGVGEIVAGSVFEFFQQPTNRAVIDKLRAAGVRTADEVSPPPAKGPLTGKTFVLTGTLPTLTREQATELIESAGGKVTGSVSKKTDYVLAGEGPGSKYDKAVALGVTIIGEDDLRALTGAAS